Within the Emticicia oligotrophica DSM 17448 genome, the region TACCTTTAAAAGAAGAAATTCGCTTCAAAGATATTATCCGTGAGTGGGTAGTTGTACATTCATCGACCATTGATGATAAAGTTTTGCTAAAGTCAGATGGAATGCCTACTTATCACTTAGCCAATATCGTTGATGACCACCTGATGGAAGTAACCCACGTAATTCGTGGCGAAGAATGGTTGCCATCGGCTCCCCTCCATATTTTACTATATAAAGCCTTCGGATGGAAAGCTCCAGAGTTTGCTCACTTACCTTTACTTCTCAAACCAGAAGGCAACGGCAAACTTAGCAAACGTGATGGCTTATTGGGTAATTTCCCGATTTTCCCATTAGAATGGACTGACCCATTTACGGGTGAAGTAGCACGTGGTTTTAAACAAGATGGTTATTTGCCAGAAGCTGTTATAAACTTTTTGGCATTTTTGGGCTGGAACCCTGGTACTGAACAAGAGTTTTTTACCAAAGAAGAATTAATCGAATCATTCAGTTTAGATAAGATTCACAAAGCTGGAGCAAGATTCATGATAGATAAAGCCAAATGGTTTAACCAACACTATATCAAATCAAAATCTGAAGGAGAATTAGTTGCTATTATCAAAGAATCAAAAGCCGATTTATCTGATGAACTAGCTGCCAAATTGGTAAGTTTAATGAAAGACCGTGTGACTTTCCCGCAGGAAATCATCACTGAAGTACCTTTCATTTTTGAAGCTCCGAGTATTTATGATGAAGAGGTTGCCAAATCAAAATGGAATGATGATGCTCGAAAAGCTATCGGTGTTATCAAAGAAGCAGTTCTTGCTATGAATGAGGTCGATTTTACAGCACAGCAAATTCATGATACCATCTTCCCTGCCCTCGAAGCAGCTGGCATTAAAGCAGGTAAAGTCATGCAAGCCTTCCGTCTGGCAATAACTGGCGTAGGTAAAGGCCCTGATTTGATGCTTACTCTGGAGA harbors:
- the gltX gene encoding glutamate--tRNA ligase encodes the protein MVRVRFAPSPTGPLHIGGVRTALYNYLFARKMGGKMLLRIEDTDQTRYVPGAEDYILEALKWVGIEIDEGQGVGGPHGPYRQSERKPIYRQYAEQLLAEGKAYYAFDTAEELEEMRKRLEEAKVDNMSYNAVTRMQMKNSLTLPKEEVEARIANGDPYVIRLKVPLKEEIRFKDIIREWVVVHSSTIDDKVLLKSDGMPTYHLANIVDDHLMEVTHVIRGEEWLPSAPLHILLYKAFGWKAPEFAHLPLLLKPEGNGKLSKRDGLLGNFPIFPLEWTDPFTGEVARGFKQDGYLPEAVINFLAFLGWNPGTEQEFFTKEELIESFSLDKIHKAGARFMIDKAKWFNQHYIKSKSEGELVAIIKESKADLSDELAAKLVSLMKDRVTFPQEIITEVPFIFEAPSIYDEEVAKSKWNDDARKAIGVIKEAVLAMNEVDFTAQQIHDTIFPALEAAGIKAGKVMQAFRLAITGVGKGPDLMLTLEILGKTEVINRIDKAVAALG